The DNA sequence AAAGGATTTAAAACCTTTAGAAAATGAGCGTTGATAAAATGACGAGAAAATAAGTTGAATGAGCATATTAGAAGCAATCAGTTTAAAGGTAATAATCTGTGAAGTGCAGTTCGTAATCGTAAAGTCCATTATTTCATTGGACTTGAAAAATAAAAAAACCCATCTAATCAATTTTGACAGAATTTAGATGGGGAAAACTTGTAATTAATGTTACCGTAATTTTAAAGATCTCAAGCGTCGTGTTGGAGCACGGCGCTCTATGAATACAAAAATATAAAAATGAGTGTATTTGAAGCAATTAGCCTCATGATAATATTCTGTGAATGACAGTTCATAATTGTGATGTTTATTAATTCATTCATCTCAAAAAAAGACAAAAAACAACTCATCTAATCACTTGGACAGTTTAGATGGTTTAAAAATCCTAATAAAATGTCACCGTCTTTTTAACGGTCTCAAGCATCGTGTTAGCGCACGTTGCCTGTAACATGGAAATATTATCGCATAAAATAATTAAAAAGTATAGTGTTTTATCTATAAAATTTTAAATTTTTTGAATTCTATCTCTGACAAAATAGCGAGGTGAAGTACTAAACCTTATAATCTGTGATTCAATTTGTTAAGCTCACCATAGAAATAAGCACGTTCCCCATGTTGTATATAATCCAGACCTACTTCTTCTTCTGTTGTGCCTAATTCACTAAAGCGGCCAATAATCTTAGCAATAAGGAAGGTCATGATACCACTGAAGAGCAGTGTCACAGCGACTGCGATGAACTGTACAACAACTGCATACCAATTGCCTCCTAATAGCAGACCATCCGCAATTTTAGAATTGATTTGATGGGATTGAAAGACACCTGTCAATAAAGCACCGATAATTCCACCCATACCATGTAAACCAAAAGCATCTAAAGCGTCGTTGTAGTTGAGCTTGACCTTAATATAATTAATGGTGAAGAAACAACCTATACCGCCGATACCAGATAAGATTAATGCACTGATTAAATGGACATATCCCGCAGCAGGCGTAATGGTGACAAGCCCTGCCAGCACACCAGATAACATACCCACTAAGCTGGTTGTACGTTTAGTGAGGTATTCCATTGCCATCCAAGAAAGCGCACCTGCACTTGCGCCGAGTACTGTGTTAACGAACGCAGTCATCGCAATTGCATTGAATGTGTATGCGCTGCCTACATTAAATCCATACCAGCCCAGCCAAACCATGATGGCGCCGATTAAACTAATAACCAGATTGTGCGGCGGTCTTTTATCAAAGGTGCGTCCTGCGCCAATCATCATAGCTAATACAAGTCCGGAAACACCAGATGAAATATGTACAACCGTACCGCCTGCATAATCAATTGCGCCAAGACGATCAATCCAACCGCCGCCCCATACCCAATGCGCGACAGGACTATATACCACAATGACCCAAACAAAGACAAAAATGAGGTAAGGGAAAAACTTCATCTTCTCAGAAATCGAACCAGATAAGATTGAAACAGCAATCGTACAAAACATAAGTTGGAAAATCATAAATAAAGCAAACGGAATATGCGGTGAAAGTTCCGTTTGTGTTGAAAAGCCGACATGCTGCGCAAAGAAATATTGAAGTCCGCCGATCCATGATGTTCCTGGCGCAAAACTAAGTGTAAAACCTAATACAATCCAAGCAACAGTCACAACCACAATGGCAGCCATACTTTGCATAATCGTATCTAAAACATTTTTAGACTGCACTAACCCTCCATAAAACAAACTCAACCCAGGTGTCATTAACCACACTAAAAGCGTACATAAGAAAATAAATAAAGTATCGTTGATATTCATGATGTCTTCACTCCTTAAAAAGAGCATAGCGTGTCACACTTTAAAGTGCAAAAATAGGTGAGAAAAACTAACACGATAGGTGAGAAAATATGACATGGCAGTCTAGCGGGATGACTATAGAGACTTCTTTATACTATATGTAAACTTATATAAAATAAAAGTTTACAATTGTGATTACTCCCCTTATTCTATTAGTAGCGACTATAAAATTACTTACAAAAGAGGGTATTTATGGACTTTCATCAAAAATTAAAAAATATTCAGCAACAAGGAAATTTAAGAACTTTAAAAACAGTGGATCAGTTAAAAGGAAAATACATAACCATGGAAGGTCGCACTTTTATTAATTTCACTTCGAATGATTATTTGGGACTGGGTCAGTTACCACTCGCTCATACTGAAGGTTTTGAACGCTGTAATTTATCTAGTTCAAGATTAGTAAGCGGTAACGATAATTTGTATCAGCAAACTGAAGAGGCTATAGCTGATGCATTACCATTTGAAGCATGCTTAATAACAAATAGTGGCTATGATGCTAACCTTGCAGTGTTTAATATATTTAAGGGAGAAAATGTAATAGTTTTATCTGATGCGGCGAACCATGCGAGCTTGATTGATGGTATTAAATTAAGTGGTTTAAATAAAATGATTTACTCTCATTTGGATTACAAGGCTTTAGATCATTTTATAGATGACTTGCCTAATGATATGACGAAAGTGATCGTGACGGACTCGGTATTTTCAACTGATGGTGACAAAGCGGATTTGAAGGAATTATTTCAAATCAAAGAGCGCCATTCCAATATATTGTTGCTTGTAGATGATTCTCATGGCTTCGGATTAGGACTAGATTTAGATTATAGTAAGGTTGATATTTTAACTGCAAGCTTGTCTAAAGGAATGGGGGCTTATGGCGGTGTTATTTTATGTCCTTCTATTGTTAGAGAACTTATAATCAATACAGGACGTGCAGTGATTTACTCTAGCGGTTTGCCGGGAGCAGTATTGGTGCAACTTAAACAGAAATATCAGGCGTTATTAGATGCTGATAAAAGCAGAGGGAAGTTGAAGCGTCTTAGCGACTGCTTTAATGATTATTTCCAACCGTTATGGACGGAATCGATATTTACAGACACACCTATCAAAGCAATTGAATTTAAAACCCATGAACAAGCAGAAAATATTTATCAAACATTGTTGGATCAAGGCATACTGGTCAGTTATTTCCGTTATCCTACAGTTTCACTTCCGACCTTACGTATTTCATTGAACACATACATTGATGAGGCAGATATCAAGCAGTTGTTTAATATAGTTAAAGGGGTGGTGACACATGTATAGTGTGAAAATGCGTGCAAACCGACACGATATCCATATCAGCGGAGCAGAAACACTATGTGAAGCTTCAGAACTTCCAACTGTATTACAAACTTTTTATCAAAAAGGTTTCTTTCATCAGAATGGGCAGCCTGACTTTATGAACTTAAAGATTGAGAAGGTGACATCACCTGTTTTAAGACTGCCGGCACTCTCGATTATTGATGATAGCAACGCAGATTTAACACAACTATGTCGTCAAAACGGTATTACAGAGAAAGCCTTAAACCAAGGGTGGTCTTATATCAAAAATGCCACATGTTACAGAGGTGCAGTCATTTTATGTGCTGAAACAGGTAAGCGTCTTGATAAAACAAATGAACGTGGGGTACGTGCAACGCGATTTGCGTTCAAACAAAATAGTGAAGAGGCAACACTTAATGATAGAGTTCAAGATGCCTTAGCGATTGCGACGATATTGTCACATAATCCTAATGTAAGGGGAGAACTTTGTGTATCTGATGATTTACATTATACGACTGGTTATTTTGCGACGAGTCAAACAGGTTATCATCGTTTGCATCATTTAAAAGAAGATAATACCAGAGAGGGAGGAAGAGTGATATTTGCGGATGAAAATATTGATATTCAAGACTACATCCATTTCATAGAAGAGATACCTAAGCTAATCACTTATTCAGAAATACTTAAAACATAAAATCCGCAAACAGTCAGGCATACGTTTGGGTCGAGTAGGTACACACCTCCGAACAACTGCAAAAATATGCTAGGGTGAAATCAGAGGTTTATGGTAAAAAAGAGGCAAGGACTTGAATTTGTCCTTGCCTCATCTTTAATCTCTTATTGTGTGACTAATGCATCAAAGTTTTTAAGACGTCTTTCTTTTTCCTCATCGCTGATGTTGTGTTTTGCGACATAGCGATTACGTTCGTGCTGTGCACATTCTTTACAGCAAGCACCTAAATAACGGTGTTCGTTTTCTTCTGAAACTAAGATTTGTTTATTGCAGTCAGGGTCGCTGCAATTGATATAGCGTTCGCATGGTGTACCGTCGAACCATTCTTTGCCGATGACTGTTTTTTCTACTTGGTTGACATCTACACTGATACGTTCGTCAAAGACGTACATTTTACCGTCCCATAATTCGCCTTGTGTTTCTGGATCTTTACCGTAAGTTGCGATACCGCCTTCTAATTGTGCTACATCTTCAAAGCCTTCTTTAAGCAAGAAGCCTGAGAATTTTTCACAGCGGATACCGCCGGTACAATAAGTGACAATTTTTTTGTCCATGAACATGTCTTTGTTTTCTTTGATCCAATCTGGCAAGTCACGAAAACGTGTAATGTTCGGACGTACTGCACCGCGGAAATGGCCTAAGTCGAATTCATAATCATTACGTGCATCAATAACGATTGTATCATCGTCTTGTAATGCTTCTCTGAATTCAACCGGAGATAAATATTTTCCTGTTGTTTCGCGCGGGTCAATATCATTTTCTAAGTCCAGTGCAACAATTTCTTTTCTTGGGCGTACATGCATTTTCTTGAATGCATGGCCTTCTGCTTCATCAATCTTGAATGTAATATCTTTGAAGCGTTCATCTGCACGCATATGTGCAATATAAGCATCCGTATCTTCTTTTGTGCCTGAAAGTGTACCGTTGATACCTTCAGTAGACACTAAAATACGGCCTTTTAAATTATGTGCTTTGCAGAAGTCTAAGTGTTCTGCCGCATAAGTTTCTGGGTCATCAATAGTGACATATTTATAATATAATAATACTCTATAATCCATAATATGATACTCCTCAATCTTTCTATCTATTTCTCATTATAAAAGAAAAAGCCAAGACATAAATGATGCATAAGACCTATTTTTCTCTCACGAGTTTCATTTTTCCACTATGATAGCTTAACAAATAATTGTAAATATGCAATAAGTTCGTTTCGAAAATTAAAATATATATGCCTAATTAACCCTTTAAGCATAATCCGATTGGTTTCACACTTAACCGGGTATAATAAATATATGAACAACTTTAAATGAGGTGAATAAGATGGCTGAAATTAAACACAATAATAATAGATTCTATGTAGGCGATGAATCTAAACCAACTGCAGAAATGGATTATACTCCAAATGGTGATGTAATGATTATTACGCATACAGGTGTAGATCCAAGTTTAAGAGGTCAAGGCGTAGGCAACCAGTTAGTTCAAGCAGGTGTAAAATACGCAAGAGAAAACAATATGAAAATCGACGCAAAATGCTGGTTTGCGAAGAAACTCATTGAAGATAATCCAAACGATAAAGACTTATTAGTTGAAGAATAAATTTAATAGTCAGTATAATAGGCAAACATTTTTAACAGGTGTTTGCCTAATTTTAATGGGTTATATCAAGGAATTAAAGAGTGCCTGGGTTGTCTAGAATGTTTGATGAAACCTTGTATAACAAGTACTCGTAGTATTACCTGGGAAATAACATGGCAGTCTAAAATGAAGTGTCTTTAAGGTAGAGTGTGTACTGTCGAGGAAGCTGCAGGCAATAGAAAACGCACACCATGAAGATGTGCGTTAACTGTTATTTATGGTTGCTTTCTTGATTTTGATTTGAGCTTTGTGCAGGCGGTGCCTGTTGCGGTTTTGCTTGTTCAGGTTTAGCCGGCTCAGGTTTTGGTTCTGGTTTAGGCTGTGGTTTCTCTTCAGCTTTTTCTTCTTGTTTCGGCTCTGAATTTGAGTCAGGCTGTGCTTTAGGTTGCGGTGCAGGTGCTTGGTAAACAGGTTGTTGCTGAGGCTGTTCATAGTGCACCTGTTCTTGTGCTGCTGTATCTTGCTGATTGTCGTTTTGTTCTTCTTTTTTCTTATGTTCTTTTTCTGGCTGCTTTTTATGTTCTTTCTTATCTTTGTTTTCAAAGTATTTAGCCGCATCGATATTACTGCTGTGTTTATATTTATCATAAGCGATCATACCGCATATGATGATTGCGGTGATTAATAGCGCTGTTATTACTACTGCTGCGATTCTCTTGAAAGCTTGTAACATAACTGATTGTCTCCCTATATCTATAGTTTACTCTTGATGCATGGTGTAGAGCTACATGTTAATTTTATAGAATTGTTCAAGGTATTTCCACCTTTTTATATGTTCTTTAGAATGAGGTGTCAGATATAAAAGGTTTGAGAAATATATTTGCGTGTAAAATGAATAAAGAATGAAAAGGTAAGACGTTTAGAAATAGTACTAAGTGGTATAGTTTTTATATCAAACAATTCATAAAGTGAGGTTGATACAATGGCAGAAGTAAAACATGGTAATAACAAGTTCTATGTAGGAGATTCTGAAGCACAACCCGATGCAGAAATGACATATGTACCGACAGGAGAAGACAAAATTATTATTGACCATACAGGTGTAGGAGAAAGCATGCAAGGTCAAGGTGTCGGGAAACAATTAGTAGAAGCAGGCGTTAATTGGGCACGTGAAAATAATGTGAAGATTTTAGCGACTTGCCCATTCGCTAAGAAAGTCTTAGAAGAAACACCTGAATATCATGATGTATTGATTAAACACTAGACTGAAGGGTGTCTTAAAAGCCTATCATAACAACCTTTTGGGTTATAATTATAATAAAGCAGCGTCCTAGTTTTTGAAGCTTAGGACGCTGCTTTTTAACGGTCTAAATGTCTGTATAAAGTTGCTCGGCTGATATTGGTTTTAGCTTTGATTTCATCAAGTGTATATTGTTTCGACATGTACATTTCAATCGCATCTTTCAAGTTTTTATCATTACGTTTTGGACGTCCAGGCGACTTGCCTTCTCTAACATATTTTTCGATACCGAGACGTGTTCTGAACTTAACGACATCGCTTTGAAATTGGGTTAAATATTTTAAATGCGTATGGAAATTTTGATGAGTATTGCCTGTAAGTGCTTGATTAAGATTAATAACATACAAGGAGATGTGCTGCTTTTCAAGCAAGTCTAAAATATCTAAAAGCTGACGTGTTGAATCTGCCAGGATACACAAGTCAGTGACATATAACGTATCGTTTGGTTTGAGTGTAGTATGCAGCAGTTCATCTAATACAATGCGCTTTTTAGCTTCAGCATGCTTTTCTTCTAAGAGTTTATCGGTATAATTTTGGGTTTTTTGACATTGTACGGTACATGTATCATTGATTTCTACAGGACGGAGATAGCCGTATTTCATTATATTCACCTAACTTATAGTCAATTAGTTTCAAAAAGGGATAGAAATATGAAACTTTTCTGTTATACTTGCTTAGTAGTATTTCACGTAAAGGAGATTCATTATGTTTGAGACATTTAAAACAGAATGGCTGCAGCAGCCTGGCAAGAACTTTATGGCCGGCTTAGTTGTTGCTTTGGCATTAATACCTGAAGCGATTGCCTTTTCAATTATCGCAGGTGTCGATCCGATGGTCGGCTTATATGCCGCGTTTAATATTGCGACTGTTACGGCAATTGCAGGCGGACGTCCAGCTATGATTTCCGGCGCTACAGGTGCTGTTGCCTTAGTTGTTACACCTTTAGTACGCGACCATGGTTTAGAGTATCTATTAGCAGCCACTATCTTAATGGGGCTGATTCAATTTATCTTAGGCGTACTTAAAATCGGACGCTTGATGAAGTTTATTCCGCGTTCTGTCATGATAGGATTTGTAAATGCTTTAGGTATCATGATCTTCATGTCTCAACTTGAACATATCTTTGGTATTTCGATTCATACTTATATCTACGTTATTGTAACACTTCTCATGGTATATATCATTCCGTTGTTTAAGCGTATCCGCATACCCGCACCGCTGATTGCGATTGTCGTATTGACTGCGATTTATATGATATTTGGGTCTGATGTTAGAACGGTAGGAGATTTAGGCAATATTCAACAGAAATTACCGCATTTCTTAATTCCTGATGTGCCTTATAATTTAGAAACTTTACGAATTATTTTCCCTTATGCGCTCTCAATGGCGATTGTAGGGTTAGTAGAAAGCTTATTAACAGCTAAAATTGTAGATGACTATACAGATACGTACTCTAACAAGAACAAAGAGTCCAGAGGCCAAGGGATTGCGAACATCATCACAGGATTATTTGGCGGTATGGGCGGTTGTGCAATGATTGGACAATCTGGTATCAACGTACGTTCTGGTGCCAACAGTCGTCTTTCTACACTGACTGCAGGAGTCATGCTGATGTTCATGATTATGGTCTTAGGGGATATTGTAGTTAAAATTCCAATGCCCATTTTAGCAGGTATTATGGTGATGGTTTCAGTAGGTACAGTCGATTGGGGCTCTTTCAAATATATTAAGAATGCTCCGAAAACAGACGCTGTTGTAATGCTGCTGACCGTTATCATTGTCTTATTTACGCACAATCTTGCGATTGGTGTAGTTGTCGGGGTTGTCTTCAGTGCCTTATTCTTTGCTGCAAAGATATCCCAAGTGGACGTGCAGCAACATCAGCAAGGCGATCATGTACAGCTGGCAATTAAAGGACAAATCTTCTTTGTTTCGATTGATAGTCTGATGGGACAAATCGATTTGAATCAGCACCATAAGACAATCACGATAAATTTAAGCCGAGCACACTTATGGGACGATTCTGCAGTAGATGCGATTGACAATCTCGTAAATAAACTTAAGCACAAACAGAATCATGTAACAGTGGTAGGGTTAAATGCACAGAGTCATAAAATCATTAAAGAACTCAGCCAATTAAATCACAATCATTTTAAAGTCTGAAGCGCTTTGCTTCAGGCTTTTTCTGTGCGCATAAAAAACACAAAGCACCAAAGAAAAACTCTGTGCTTTGTGCAGTAAAATTATTAAATTTCTTTTAATTGGCGTTCGATTTCATCACGTTTATGTTCAAGGAAGTCAGGTAATGTCAGTTTGCTTCCTAAGTCTTTAACATCAGTATCTACAGTGAAGCCAGGTGCTTCTGTCGCAAATTCATAAAGAATTTTGTTGTTGCGGTAGTAGATGGATTTAAAGAAGTAACGGTCGATAATACCAGAGTTGTTGCCAGGCAATTGATCTAATTTTTCAAGTACCGTCTGCAAAGCTTCATCAGTCGGGATACTGACAGCGATATGATGGACATAACCGCGGCCTGGTTTAACACTTTCGCCTTGTTCTTCCACTAAGACAAAGTCGCTGTAACGTCCGCTTTGGTCAAGTGTATATACATTTTCATCGCTTGGGTGTGCTTGGTAGCCTAATACGTTTGTTAAGAAATCGATGGTAGGCGCTAAATTACGCAAATGCAATTCTACTGGCCCCATACCTAGAATTTGATGTTCGCTCGGTACATCTGTATATGGATTATAATGCCATACTTTTGGAATCGTATGGTCGCCGTTAACCATTAATACTAACTTCAAACCGTCTGGATCTTCAAAAGCTAAAGCCGGTTGGTTTAAATACGTTGTTGTTTCAGCATCTACATTATGCTGGCTTAAACGCTCTTTAAAGTATGTGATAGCAGCTTCATCTGGTACTAATAAAACTAAACGTTCAATACTGTTTGTACCTGAATGATGTTTGCCCAGCATACTCATTTCAAAGAATGTTAATAATGTGCCCGGTGCACCTGTTTCATCCCCGTAGAAGATATGATACATCGATGGATTATCTTGGTTTACAGATTTTTCGATTAAGCGCAAACCTAATACTTCTGTGTAAAATTGTTTATTTTCACGTGCATCTTTTGTGTACATTGAGATATGGTGATGTCCTGTAATCAGTGTCATACTATCCCTCCTGCTTATCTAGTATAATTATTATACTTACATCATACAATGTTTCTACAAATAAAGAAAGCTTTATGTTCTTCTACCCGAATTGTTAATGATATATGACAAAACACATACTTGAAGGGGTATACTTTGTCGCACCTCACTGTATCCGTCATAATGGAATTAAGACCAAAGAGAGATAGATGGGGTGAAAGTATGAACTTTGTGAAGATATCACTCATAGTCGCGTTAATGTGCTTATTAGCACTGATTGAGATGATAGCAGCCGCAACAGTCGGTTTAAGTTATATAGTCGCAATAGCCATTTCTATTGTAATGGTTATATGTATCATCATTATTATCATGGAGATACTCAAAGGCAGGAAGAAGTCCTAGCATATACATAACCTGATCGCTGACAGTCCGTCACTGCTGGCAATCAGGTTATTTTTCTGTAGAAAATGAAAGAAAGTACTCGCACGCGTAACAGTGTTATGTTACATTATTCCTAGGAGGATAATTATGACAGAACAATTAATCAGCAAAAAGGACTTGCTCGTTGAATGCGATATTACGTATGGCCAACTGTATCGCTGGAAAAGAAAAAAATTAATCCCAGATGAATGGTTTATTCGAAAGTCTACATTTACCGGCCAAGAAACGTTCTTGCCTAAAACGAAAGTACTTCAAAGAATCAAAGCGATTCAACAATATAAAAATGACTATGCTTTAGACGAAATGGCCAAGTTATTCGAAGTAGCATCTAATGAGCCTAAAGCAGAATACTGGGATAATGAAGCACTCATTCAAACATGGGCTGGTTTCTTTAAACAAGAAATCGGTGAAAAATTGTTAGCGCAATATCCGGAAGATACAGCGGTTTATGTCGGTACGATTTTAAACGAAGTCATTACACGCAGTATCTTATCGATGGATGAAGCACAAGCGCTGCAAGCATTCCTATTGGAATCTGCGCATAACAATAAAACGGCAGAGTTGTATATTTGCCGCAAGTTCGCAGTCACATTCTACTTGCTTGTGGAACAGAATACTCCTATTCAATTAGATAACAGTGTGAGAGTAATAGAAATAATCAGCGCAGAAAACTTATTTAAGAAAGAAGGCTAAACATCATGAATCAGTCTATCAGAGGTATGGGAAAAAGAATCCTGGAAGCACACACCTATGACACTATTTTATTGCTTGGCGAAATAACAATATTAAACGAAGCCATCATCAATGACATCAAACTTACTGGTGACATTACCGCAGCGGATAATGTGGAAATCCGCAACTTGAAGCTGCTTGGCGAAATGAAATGCGATAAGAATGTGCGTATTACGCAAGCATCTATTATCGGTAAAGTCCAGATCGCAGAGGATTTGGACTTCACTGATTTCAAAGTGAAAGGCGAAGTGAATGTTTCAGGGCGTTTGCGCGGAGATAATATCGATATTATCGGTATGCTTCAAAGTACGCGCGATTGTGAAGTCGATAATTTTAATGTGAACGGCAAAGCGCAGATTGAAGGTATGTTAAATGCGGATTCAATAGAATTCAAAGTACAAGAAGACTCTTATATCCGAGAAATCGGCGGGGACCAAATTAAAATTCTTGAACAAAACAAAGAGAACAGTAAGAAGTCGTTCATCACTGTTGTTTCCAACCAAAAGACACCCGCTTATCTGACGGCAGAAATCATTGAAGGAGATACGATAGAGGTGAATGCGGTCAAAGCGAAAATGATCAGAGGCGACCATGTGGTCATTGGAGATAACGTCGAAGTGGATAAAGTAGAATATACCAATTCGCTGGAATGTGCGCCGCATGCACAAGTCAAAGAGGTCGTAAAATTATAACATTATAGGTGAATTATCAAAATTCCTCAAAAAATATCAGAATAATTAGATTGTTGTTACTATTATTTTGATTATGTGCTAAAATAAATTTTTATTATCAAACTAATCGTTGGTTGACGGTTAGTTTTTTATGATTAGGGGGAATTATGATGGGATTTTCTACTGAACCGATATTAATATGGTTTGTGTTAGGCTACGGTTTATTAATGATCGTATTAGGTTTTATTTATTCAAAGAAAGTTGAAAGTAACGAAGACTTTATCCTTGCGGGTAAATCGTTAGGGCCTGTGGTGTTGATGGGGACATTGCTTGCGACATGGGTCGGCAGTGGTTCTGTAACCGGCGGTCAAAACTCATTAGCCTACAGTTTCGGCTTATGGCCGGCAATCGGCTATATGATTCCGAGTATTATCGGTATTGGGACGATTTACATAATCAGCTCTAAGATTAGAAACAACGGGAAGTACACAGTAGCGGAAATCCTTGAGATGAAATATGGTAAAGTCGCAAGTTATATAGCTGCAGTGATTATTATTTTAGCTTTCGTAGGGATTGTTTCTTACCAATATCAAGGTTTAGCGTATGTCTTGCATGTCTCAACAGGCATCTCTGTTGAACTTGGCACGATTATTGCGGCCGTGATTATTATCTTGCTCGCGACAATGGGCGGTTTAATGTCAGTCGCACCGACAGATGCCTTAAGTGCATTCTTGATTACTATCGCATTGATTATTGCGGTACCTGTCAGTATCGCAGTTGCGGGCGGTTGGGACAGCATTGTCAGCCATGTACCAGATACACATTTAGAGCCGATGGGGACATTAAGCTTCATGCAGATTCTCGGCTTCTATATTCCAATGCTATTCTTATTATTAGGCGACCAGAACATATACCAGCGTCTTGCTTCATCAAAGGACAATAAAGTAACGCGCGTCGGTACGATCGGCTGGGTTGTCGGCTTATTGATTGTAACACCATTGATTTCACTTCTTGCGTTTATTGCACGTTCGATTTTCCCGAAAATCGAACCAGGGATGGCTTTAATCGCACTGACAAGTCAATTGCCGATTGTGATTGGAGGCGTCTTGATTGCGGCACTTACTGCATTCATTACGACAACAGGAACTCTTATTTATTATCCGCTGCGACAAGTGTGCTGTATGACTTGTTCGGCGAAAACTTTAAACATAAACACGAAAATAAAATGCTGATGATGACGAGAATATTAGTGCCGGTTTTAGGTGTCATTGCATTCATGCTGACGATGTACTTCCCGTCAGTCTTATCTGTACAAATGTATGCTTATACTGTTTACGGTGCAGGTATTACTCCGGCATTGCTTGCAGTATTCATTTATCCGAAAGTCACAAAACTTGCTGGTTTAGCTTCAATGGCTGTAGGATTAGTCGCAACACTGTTTTGGGAGTTTGTCTTTGTTCAAAGTACAGGTATCAACTCAGCATTGATTTCTGTACCGCTTGCGATTATCGTCTTAGTAGTTGTGACACTATTTACTTCTAAAGGAGGCAGTCAAAGTGAACTTGAAACAACGCATTGATGCGTTTAGAAAGACTATGAAACAAGACAACATTGATTTAAGTATTGTGATGAATTTTGAGAATCAGATGTATTTCACAGGATTTAAAGCAGTTATTTATTCTAGACCGATCATCTTATTTATTTCCCAGGAA is a window from the Staphylococcus sp. IVB6181 genome containing:
- a CDS encoding ammonium transporter, producing MNINDTLFIFLCTLLVWLMTPGLSLFYGGLVQSKNVLDTIMQSMAAIVVVTVAWIVLGFTLSFAPGTSWIGGLQYFFAQHVGFSTQTELSPHIPFALFMIFQLMFCTIAVSILSGSISEKMKFFPYLIFVFVWVIVVYSPVAHWVWGGGWIDRLGAIDYAGGTVVHISSGVSGLVLAMMIGAGRTFDKRPPHNLVISLIGAIMVWLGWYGFNVGSAYTFNAIAMTAFVNTVLGASAGALSWMAMEYLTKRTTSLVGMLSGVLAGLVTITPAAGYVHLISALILSGIGGIGCFFTINYIKVKLNYNDALDAFGLHGMGGIIGALLTGVFQSHQINSKIADGLLLGGNWYAVVVQFIAVAVTLLFSGIMTFLIAKIIGRFSELGTTEEEVGLDYIQHGERAYFYGELNKLNHRL
- a CDS encoding pyridoxal phosphate-dependent aminotransferase family protein, with the translated sequence MDFHQKLKNIQQQGNLRTLKTVDQLKGKYITMEGRTFINFTSNDYLGLGQLPLAHTEGFERCNLSSSRLVSGNDNLYQQTEEAIADALPFEACLITNSGYDANLAVFNIFKGENVIVLSDAANHASLIDGIKLSGLNKMIYSHLDYKALDHFIDDLPNDMTKVIVTDSVFSTDGDKADLKELFQIKERHSNILLLVDDSHGFGLGLDLDYSKVDILTASLSKGMGAYGGVILCPSIVRELIINTGRAVIYSSGLPGAVLVQLKQKYQALLDADKSRGKLKRLSDCFNDYFQPLWTESIFTDTPIKAIEFKTHEQAENIYQTLLDQGILVSYFRYPTVSLPTLRISLNTYIDEADIKQLFNIVKGVVTHV
- a CDS encoding 6-carboxyhexanoate--CoA ligase yields the protein MYSVKMRANRHDIHISGAETLCEASELPTVLQTFYQKGFFHQNGQPDFMNLKIEKVTSPVLRLPALSIIDDSNADLTQLCRQNGITEKALNQGWSYIKNATCYRGAVILCAETGKRLDKTNERGVRATRFAFKQNSEEATLNDRVQDALAIATILSHNPNVRGELCVSDDLHYTTGYFATSQTGYHRLHHLKEDNTREGGRVIFADENIDIQDYIHFIEEIPKLITYSEILKT
- a CDS encoding rhodanese-related sulfurtransferase; its protein translation is MDYRVLLYYKYVTIDDPETYAAEHLDFCKAHNLKGRILVSTEGINGTLSGTKEDTDAYIAHMRADERFKDITFKIDEAEGHAFKKMHVRPRKEIVALDLENDIDPRETTGKYLSPVEFREALQDDDTIVIDARNDYEFDLGHFRGAVRPNITRFRDLPDWIKENKDMFMDKKIVTYCTGGIRCEKFSGFLLKEGFEDVAQLEGGIATYGKDPETQGELWDGKMYVFDERISVDVNQVEKTVIGKEWFDGTPCERYINCSDPDCNKQILVSEENEHRYLGACCKECAQHERNRYVAKHNISDEEKERRLKNFDALVTQ
- a CDS encoding GNAT family N-acetyltransferase, whose amino-acid sequence is MAEIKHNNNRFYVGDESKPTAEMDYTPNGDVMIITHTGVDPSLRGQGVGNQLVQAGVKYARENNMKIDAKCWFAKKLIEDNPNDKDLLVEE
- a CDS encoding GNAT family N-acetyltransferase, with translation MAEVKHGNNKFYVGDSEAQPDAEMTYVPTGEDKIIIDHTGVGESMQGQGVGKQLVEAGVNWARENNVKILATCPFAKKVLEETPEYHDVLIKH
- a CDS encoding recombinase family protein, translating into MKYGYLRPVEINDTCTVQCQKTQNYTDKLLEEKHAEAKKRIVLDELLHTTLKPNDTLYVTDLCILADSTRQLLDILDLLEKQHISLYVINLNQALTGNTHQNFHTHLKYLTQFQSDVVKFRTRLGIEKYVREGKSPGRPKRNDKNLKDAIEMYMSKQYTLDEIKAKTNISRATLYRHLDR